The Amycolatopsis sp. NBC_01480 genome segment GCTCCGGACGCCGGGCGCGGGCCGATGGGGCAGCATGGGGCCGTGCTCTTCGACAAGATCGTCCGGCCCGCCCTGTACCGGCTGGCGTTCCACGACCCCGAGCTGGTGCACGAGCGCACCGTCACGCTGCTGAGCCGGACCGCGCCCGCGCTTCGCCCGCTGAGCCCGGTCTACCGCACCAACGATCCCGTGACGTTCCTCGGCCTGCGCTTCCCCAACCGGGTCGGCCTCGCCGCCGGGATGGACAAGAACGGCCGGGCGCTCGCGGCGTGGCCCGCGCTGGGCTTCGGCTTCGTCGAGGTCGGCACCGTGACGCGGCACCCGCAGCCGGGAAACCCGAAGCCGCGCCTGTTCAGCCTGCCGGTGAGCGACGCCGTGATCAACCGGATGGGCTTCAACAACGAAGGCGCGCAAGCACTCGCCGACCGGCTGGCCGCCCAGGGCAAACCGGGGGTGCCGCTGGGGATCAGCATCGGCAAGTCCAAGGTGACCCCGCTCGCCGACGCCGTGGAGGACTACCGCTTCTCGCTGCGCGCGCTGCATCCGTACGCGGACTACTTCGCCATCAACGTCAGCTCGCCGAACACCCCCGGCCTGCGCGAGC includes the following:
- a CDS encoding quinone-dependent dihydroorotate dehydrogenase, whose translation is MLFDKIVRPALYRLAFHDPELVHERTVTLLSRTAPALRPLSPVYRTNDPVTFLGLRFPNRVGLAAGMDKNGRALAAWPALGFGFVEVGTVTRHPQPGNPKPRLFSLPVSDAVINRMGFNNEGAQALADRLAAQGKPGVPLGISIGKSKVTPLADAVEDYRFSLRALHPYADYFAINVSSPNTPGLRELQDKTALAELLTELRRTSAELGGNTPLLVKVAPDLTDDALAELLEVCLEHSVSGLIATNTTLSRNGVAPVEAHLAAETGGLSGRPLTARSLEVVRFVHERTGGRLPIIGVGGILGPDDASRMLDAGAGLVQLYSGFALHGPGLVRRVSRGIAGRPC